From Nicotiana tabacum cultivar K326 chromosome 22, ASM71507v2, whole genome shotgun sequence, one genomic window encodes:
- the LOC107817057 gene encoding arogenate dehydratase 1, protein MQSLSPSSGISLKSLIRKTTPPPGQTHRFDPVRFVIQCGYRSDSANTNASTVNTNGAPVSYNFAGHVGSSRADWQSSCAILASKVVSQQQDTEKTGGAGDITVVNGHKTLDLVPIDNLPKPLTITDLSPAPMHGSQMRVAYQGVPGAYSEAAAGKAYPNCEAIPCDQFEVAFQAVELWIADRAVLPVENSLGGSIHRNYDLLLRHRLHIVGEVQLPVHHCLLALPGVRKEYLTRVISHPQALAQCELTLTKLGLNVSREAVDDTAGAAEYIAANNLRDTAAIASARAAELYGLQILAEGIQDDSSNVTRFVMLARDPIIPRTDRPFKTSIVFAHDKGTSVLFKVLSAFAFRNISLTKIESRPHRNRPIRLVDDANVGTAKHFEYMFYVDFEASMADVRAQNALAEVQEFTSFLRVLGSYPMDMTPWCPSREE, encoded by the coding sequence ATGCAATCTCTTAGTCCCTCATCTGGTATAAGTCTCAAATCCTTAATCCGGAAAACAACGCCGCCGCCGGGTCAAACCCACCGTTTCGATCCGGTTCGTTTTGTTATCCAATGCGGATACCGTTCCGACTCGGCTAACACGAATGCTAGCACTGTGAATACCAACGGCGCTCCGGTGAGCTACAACTTCGCCGGCCACGTCGGCTCGTCAAGAGCTGACTGGCAGAGCTCTTGTGCCATTCTAGCTAGCAAGGTTGTCTCGCAGCAGCAGGATACGGAGAAAACCGGCGGAGCCGGTGACATCACCGTCGTGAACGGCCACAAAACTCTGGATCTCGTTCCTATTGATAACCTCCCCAAGCCGCTCACAATCACTGACCTCTCTCCTGCGCCGATGCACGGCTCTCAGATGCGCGTGGCCTATCAAGGCGTACCTGGCGCGTACAGTGAAGCTGCTGCCGGAAAGGCTTATCCTAACTGCGAAGCCATACCTTGCGATCAATTTGAGGTTGCATTTCAAGCCGTAGAACTCTGGATCGCAGATCGTGCAGTACTCCCGGTAGAAAATTCTCTCGGAGGTTCAATTCACCGCAACTATGATCTCCTCCTGCGTCACCGCCTCCATATAGTCGGCGAAGTCCAGCTCCCGGTCCACCATTGCCTGTTAGCACTTCCAGGCGTTCGTAAAGAGTACTTAACCAGAGTTATAAGCCATCCGCAAGCCTTAGCCCAGTGCGAGCTCACTCTCACAAAACTCGGCCTCAACGTATCGCGTGAAGCCGTCGACGATACAGCCGGAGCAGCGGAGTACATCGCCGCCAACAACCTCCGCGATACAGCCGCAATCGCTTCCGCACGCGCCGCTGAACTGTACGGTCTACAGATCCTAGCGGAGGGGATCCAGGACGATTCAAGCAACGTGACTCGGTTCGTGATGTTAGCGAGAGACCCGATAATTCCACGAACAGACCGGCCATTCAAGACGAGCATAGTTTTCGCACACGACAAGGGAACGAGCGTGTTATTCAAAGTGCTATCAGCTTTTGCGTTCCGGAATATCAGCTTGACAAAGATCGAGTCGCGGCCACATCGGAACCGGCCAATTCGGTTGGTGGATGATGCGAATGTGGGAACAGCGAAGCATTTTGAGTACATGTTCTACGTAGATTTTGAAGCGTCAATGGCGGACGTGAGGGCACAGAACGCATTGGCTGAAGTTCAGGAGTTCACATCTTTCTTGAGGGTATTGGGTAGCTATCCTATGGACATGACTCCTTGGTGTCCTTCTCGGGAGGAATAA